A region from the Thalassophryne amazonica chromosome 2, fThaAma1.1, whole genome shotgun sequence genome encodes:
- the irx5a gene encoding iroquois-class homeodomain protein IRX-5a produces the protein MAYPQGYLYQPSASLALYSCPAYSTSVISGPRTEELGRSSSGSAFAPYAGSTAFTSASPGYNSHLPYSADAAAAATFTSYVSSPYDHTTGMAGSIGYHPYAAPLGTYPYGDPAYRKNATRDATATLKAWLNEHRKNPYPTKGEKIMLAIITKMTLTQVSTWFANARRRLKKENKMTWTPRNRSEDEEEDENIDLEKNDDDEPNKPADKGDSTDTEADHKLLNPGDCDRFKEENRGKDSDPLLSDSELKDPEERTTELLPDSTKPTTSSPSVVPRGIPSGAQQQDKPSDLSHAPGAVTTNVTSVIHSPPSAPKPKLWSLAEIATSSDRCKGSSDAPQALGQSAVMVTGASPSRSSPQCVLPNSTVLSRPLYYTSPFYTGYTNYGGTFGHLHSNHGSVSTGSTAHFNGLNQTVLNRAEALVRESQKVRGQTQVDVCKDSPYELKKGMSNI, from the exons ATGGCGTATCCCCAGGGCTACTTGTACCAACCGTCCGCTTCTTTGGCGCTGTATTCGTGCCCTGCGTACAGCACCAGCGTCATATCGGGACCCAGGACCGAGGAACTTGGGAGATCCTCTTCGGGATCAGCCTTTGCGCCCTATGCCGGATCTACCGCCTTCACCAGCGCCTCGCCGGGCTACAACTCCCATCTGCCGTACAGCGCGGACGCGGCAGCGGCTGCCACGTTCACCTCGTACGTG AGTTCGCCCTATGACCACACCACGGGTATGGCTGGCTCCATAGGGTACCACCCTTACGCTGCACCGTTGGGCACCTACCCTTACGGTGACCCGGCGTACCGCAAAAACGCAACCCGGGACGCCACCGCCACCCTGAAGGCCTGGCTGAACGAGCACCGCAAGAACCCTTACCCGACCAAGGGCGAAAAGATCATGTTGGCCATCATCACCAAGATGACCCTGACGCAGGTGTCCACCTGGTTCGCCAACGCCAGGAGGAGGCTAAAGAAGGAGAACAAGATGACGTGGACCCCGCGGAACCGGAGCGAAGACGAGGAGGAGGACGAGAATATCGATTTGGAGAAAAACGACGACGACGAGCCGAATAAGCCCGCAGACAAGGGAGACTCCACAGACACAGAAGCAG ATCACAAGCTGCTGAACCCAGGGGACTGTGACAGATTTAAAGAGGAGAACCGCGGCAAAGACTCGGACCCGCTTCTGAGCGACTCGGAGTTAAAAGACCCAGAGGAGCGGACTACGGAGTTGCTGCCGGATTCCACCAAACCGACCACTTCGTCCCCCTCTGTGGTGCCCCGGGGGATCCCATCCGGTGCGCAACAACAAGACAAGCCGTCAGATTTGAGCCACGCGCCCGGTGCCGTCACCACCAACGTGACCTCTGTTATCCACTCGCCCCCCTCGGCCCCTAAACCCAAACTGTGGTCTCTGGCGGAGATTGCCACCTCCTCCGACAGGTGTAAGGGCAGCAGCGATGCGCCACAGGCGCTCGGCCAGAGCGCAGTGATGGTTACCGGCGCGTCTCCATCACGTTCATCCCCTCAGTGCGTGCTCCCGAACAGCACGGTCCTCTCCAGGCCTCTGTACTACACCTCCCCTTTCTACACCGGCTACACGAACTATGGTGGCACTTTTGGACATCTCCACAGTAACCACGGCTCCGTGTCCACAGGCTCCACGGCACATTTCAATGGATTAAACCAGACTGTGTTAAATAGAGCAGAGGCTTTGGTCAGAGAAAGCCAGAAAGTCAGAGGCCAAACGCAGGTAGATGTGTGTAAAGACTCTCCTTATGAACTAAAGAAAGGTATGTCAAACATTTGA